TTTGGTATTATAACCACCAGCCAAGATGGCAATTTCTTTATCAAACGCCCCAAAGGCACCACTAATTAACAATAAGCCATCTAGTTTTTCCCAAGCCATTCTTCCTAAAAGAAAAGCTCTTAAATATTCTAATACCTGTATTCTAGGTATTAGCTTGTCTGGAACATTCACCTCCACGAGTCGTCCATCTTTAATTATGCATTGATTTGCAATCCTCACAACACCTCCAGTGGCAATTACTCGTTGAGTACTAGACTCCATAAATGGTTTGGCGAGCTTAAGGAGTGAGTCTCTATCTAATATACAATCTACATCAATACATACAATGTATGGATTCTCGGCAATATTAATACCTAAATTTAAAGCATCTGCTTTGCCGCCATTTTCTTTATCAACCACCAACAGCTTTTTAAATGCAGAATTTTTAGATTTATAAATTGCTTTTACGTTTTTGGTTTTAATTTTTGGATCGTAGTTTATATCAACCTTCACTAGGTTATATGTATGTATCATGAGCTCCATTGAATTGTCTTTGCTACCATCATTCACCACTATTACTTGAAAGTTGTTATAACTTAAAGAAAGCAATGACTTGACATTTTCTTCAATGGTTAATCCCTCATTATACGCCGGAGCTATTAACGATAAAGCAGGGGCAAATTCGCTTGAGAGCAACAAATCATAATTTACAAAGCTGTTTTTTCTAATATAACTCCTTAACTCACTTAGCGACAAGCTCGACAATATGACATAGGAGCTCATTAGTATCACGGCATATAGCAAGATGAGCAATAGGTAGGATTCAATAAAGTAA
This portion of the Spirosomataceae bacterium TFI 002 genome encodes:
- a CDS encoding Glycosyltransferase, catalytic subunit of cellulose synthase and poly-beta-1,6-N-acetylglucosamine synthase, with the translated sequence MTFNEFINYFIESYLLLILLYAVILMSSYVILSSLSLSELRSYIRKNSFVNYDLLLSSEFAPALSLIAPAYNEGLTIEENVKSLLSLSYNNFQVIVVNDGSKDNSMELMIHTYNLVKVDINYDPKIKTKNVKAIYKSKNSAFKKLLVVDKENGGKADALNLGINIAENPYIVCIDVDCILDRDSLLKLAKPFMESSTQRVIATGGVVRIANQCIIKDGRLVEVNVPDKLIPRIQVLEYLRAFLLGRMAWEKLDGLLLISGAFGAFDKEIAILAGGYNTKTVGEDMELVVRMRRYMHEQGLPYTVKYIPDPLCWTEAPESFSIFKKQRSRWMRGTIETLWTHRKMLFNPKYKLLGLLSMPYWTFFEFLAPFIEFVGWVITLVFVYYGIIDWSIFVLLLMFVYFYSIAFSVLALLTEELTYQKYSKVKDYLKLLKGAFIEPFYFHLMAVYAAMFGYYEKIKGTSGWGEMTRKGFNKK